TTCACCTCATCAACAAAGCTTCTGGAGCTTTTCTCACACTCTACATGGTACGCAACATCGTCCTCTGAGCAGGGGCATGAGGACAGCTCAGGCAGGGTAGCCAGTCGCTCAACCGGAGTGTCAGCCCCCTTGGGCGAGTGCGAGCCCAGCTCCAGGTTCATGTAGTCTGACAGAGATGACCGTCCCGGGCGCCCGCCGCTGGACCCCAGAGAGGAAGACTGGCTCTCTGTGAATACGGCAGACGGTGGGGAAGATCTGTTGCAGTTGAAGTCGATGTTGATGTACTCGCCAGGGCTGCGGGGCTCTAAGGGCAGGGGATGCTCATTCATGCTGGGGAGGGTCCTCAGGGTGTCCAGAGACAGCCTGTTAGGTCTCCCCAGCCTCCCTCTGTAGGACAGGTTCTCTGCTCGATGATGCCTGACTGGGGAGGGGACTGAGGGGCTCAGCGGTGATGTTTGAACTGCACATGGCTGCATTACTGAATAATAATCTGACTCCCCAATCTTCTGCCTTGAACTCTGTGGGCTCATCAACACATACTGGCCACTGTCTTCATTCTTGGATGACTGAAGTTTTGCAGGCAGTGTGAGGGAGCCTGTCTGGTAAGCCGGCTTAATTGACGCTGGTTCCCCAGCGAGAGGGCTTAAGTAGTAATCAGGAGGGGTCTGCAGAGGGGGTGGGTTTCCAGGTGACATGTTCATGTATTCGCCGTGTCTGTCAGGACTGTCCATGgaggatttggagccacaccaCATTCTCATGTATCCACTGTCTTCCAGAGAGCTGCTACAGGGAGAGTTGGCCTTGTAGCCATTGGTAGCTGCCTGGGGATGCACCCTGGGGTTGACAATCTGCTTTGGTGCTGAGACACACATGGGGCTCATGGGTACATAGTTATCCGTCTTGCCAGACTGAGGTGCTACACCTGGCGTCATGGGCATGTAGCCATCATCACCAAGGTTGCTACTGGAGCTCCTGGATGAACCAATTTCTATGTCCCCATAATCCTCAGGGTAGCATACTTTGGGTGAAGCAGAGTGGGAGTTTTGCCCATGGGCCATCCTCATTAGAGTGTAGTCATCCAAGGAAGCAGAGGACAATGGAGTCACCACCTTCTGTTGGCGTGGTGTGGTGAGGGAGTGTGTTCGCTTCCTGTATGCCTTGTCACAATTCTGACCCTCGATCCCACAGCTGGACCTGCTGCCGTTAGCCCCCTCCATTAGCATGTAGCCGCAGGGGTCGCTCAGGTCACGGGATGGAGGTGTGCTGGACAGGGAGTCAGGAGTGTCACTGCGTGTCAGAGTGAGAAACTTGTGTTCACCTGGGCTGGAGCTGAAATCATCACAGAGAAGGAAGCCAGTGTCGCTGAGGGAGCCGGATATGGAGGCGCTGCAGCTGAAAGGACGTCTGGCTTTGTCAGGAGTTGAGACCCTTGTTCCTCCCCTGGGAGATGAGCTGATGGGGCTggaggcagcaggaggagagtTGGACATTGGCATTGAACGACTGTGATGGAGATTGCATGCAGACTCCAGTATCCTGCAGGTGCGCCCGTTGCTAAGGGTGTGGGACCTCATGAGGTGATTTCCAGAATTGGGACTGGTAGGACTCTCACCCACTGGTATGGACATGGACACTGGCCGGGTTACGCTTCCATCTCCCTCACTGGCCGTCCTTATCCGACAGGATGTGAACTTCCTCCCTGGGGATGTGGCAGCCATGCTGTCGGTTCTGGATCTCCTCACCAGCCCGGTCTGACTTGGGGGGAGGTTGTTGAGGTTGCGCCGGGTGGGCACAGAGATGGGGTTGGTGCTGGCTGACTGGCTTTTGCTCCTCGGTCTGAATTCAGAGAGCTCCTTCATCGACTTCATTGCCTCCAGGATGGTCTCGTGGATGTTCTGCGCTACCACTGAGTCCTCCGCCTGCATCCAGAACTCCCCTGGCCCGGTTACTGCTGATCTGCCCACCTCTATGAAGAAGAAGCTGTCTGAGTGGCCACATCTCCTGATGTTCATGAGTTGGAGGTTGACAGCTGGTGTCTCAGAGTTCAGCTTGACGAAGCTGATGTTTCGGTTGGATAAACACAGCCTGTAGACTCCGGTGAGGTTTTTGATCTGACCCAAACCTCTGGATTTCAAGTTGACCTGCCATACCTCCTTGTAGGTAGCTGTTGCAGGGGTAAGCTGTCCGTAAGTGGTCTCCTCAAACCCCACTAAAGAGGATGTGGAAGCAGGGCTGTCAAACACTTTGCTCTCTGCTATTAAATCAGACAGAACGGTGTACCAGTTCTCCTGCTCCTGCTCGTTTTCTGCAGCCACAGCAAAGTATTCGTCCTTGGTGTAGAGGGCGATGAGGTGCTTGTGTTTGGCATCGGCGCGTTTGTTTACGCACAGACAGGAGTCCAAAGTTATGACGCGTTTGGCGGCGGActtatttctccatttcttcTCGCTTTCATAGTACTCCAGCCGTGCGGGACAGCGCTCCGTGGGCTCCCGGAGCACGAAAAAACGCCTGTGTCCGTGTTTCTGCTTCCTCAGGTAGCCGCACTTCTTCACGTCATTCGTCCCATTAGATAACAGGTGTCCTCCCGTCGCCGGAGGACTTGCCATTTCTCCGgaataagaggaaaaaaggctcacagtaaaaaaaaaaaaaagaaaagaccgCAAAAGGTTACCCGTTTACTATATTCCAAAGCGGACAAGAAAGCTCGCTGCGGTAAAAACAGCAGAGCAGTGCGCGTAGACCAGTGGCTGCTCTGATgatggagaaaaacaacatgtgACGCTGCTGctctaaaaacagaataaaacacagagTCATGGGGGGCGGGGCGGGGCGTCCTGCAGGAGCCGCGCCatagaaaaagataaaaagaaggCGCCTTGCAGTCCTTGTCCCGTAGGAAAGGTACGTCAGCGCGTCCACCATATTGTGAGTGTCAAGTTCTCCTTGGAAACAGCATTTTCCTTGTAAACGTCCTAATAAGAATTACATTCAGAAAATGTTGATCAACCAttgttgtataaaaatatatttattaattttagaaCTAAAATTAGCATTTCAGAGCATTTTAGTTCTACAATGATTAGAaccaataattattttagttccaaaaatgaaatatgaatatgaattaatatgaatatgaatatgaatatgaatatgtatatatatatatatatatatatatatatatatatatatatatatatagatagatatagatatagatatatatgtatatatatatctatatctatatagatatagatatatatatatagatagatagatagatagatagatagatagatagatagatagatagatacacaAAACATGACAGAATAGAATGCTTAAAATTTacttaagtgatttttttatcttaaatttaaGATAGGATATATCAAAccaccattattattattattattattattattattattattattattattattgtagtaGTAGTAGTTGTTGTTGAGAAGTCGACACTTCTAGCTAGAAAAAATATGAGGATTAAGGAGCTAGGCAAATGGTACATAGTGTCCAAGACATTcgttttagttatttatttacttacttaaaaactaattagttaattaattaatatattttttatttacttatttattaatcaatttgtttattatttatttatttatttagacatttattaattcatttattttccaattttaaACTGCCAGAAACGCCAATCACAACATGGCGGCGACGCTGGCGGGTGTCAGGGGTTTCTCGTGCGGCTTCTATTCTTCAAAGTCTACACTCTGCGCACGTCCATCACCGGAAGCCTCGCCGCTTATTGGCTGATTCAGCCATTCAAAAGAGACAATTCCCCCAGGCTGCCCCAGCTTTCCCAACGCTTCACTCTCGCACGTAGAAACAGAAACCGAAGCCTCACACGCCGGTGTAAATAACTCCCGTAAATCCCACGGCGAAATGAAAGCGagctgcaaaacagaaaaacacattccaGAGGCTTGTTTTGGCGCATCTGTGAGTCACCTGCTAATCTCGCAGATCAGTTGTTAAAAACACATTCCTGAGTATTAAGTGTTGTTTTGAAGCGTGTTGGGGTTATTTGGATTAATTAGGATTTGAAATGTGCAACAGAAATTATGCGTATTGAGTCATTTGTAAAGGCCGTGAGAATGTAAACAACTCTGACGTCCCAGTTGTTATATAAGGACTGTTGTGGCCTATTTTTAAACCTGTGGGTATCCCTAACCAACCGGAACATTGTGTTTCCTATTTCCATCCTTCAGCATTCCCGCTCTAATCTGAACATTTGGTTAAAACACTGGTTCAGTGTATTATATTCTCCTGTGCTTATGTTTATACTTTGCTGTATCTGTACAAAATGAACcctctgaatgaaaaacagccATCTCACTCACTCTTGAGCAACTGCGTCAGAGGTTTCAGCCAGTGCAGTCATAATCTGAAGCAATGCTGCCATCAGATGGCTGCTGCGATTCATCCCACATGTGTGCATGCAAATTTTCTAATCTGAGCTTCAAGAAGGGTGGTATTTTTGTTTACCATGTGGATCACAAAGACAATCAGAAAAGCTGTGAAATGCCTGCTTGAGACATCTGCTCATCAGATCATCCTGGTAATTAGTCAGTAATTCCGTCCATGATCTCCAGGATCATGAATTTGTATCCATGTGgggattgtttttatttttgtattaatccCCCATCAAGCAGATTACACCTCAAAATCCAAGGTGTCAGAGTGAAGAGGGTCTTAGCTCcctaaaaagcaacaacaaccacaaatatTCACCAGATTAAGGCTAATCCTGACTAGTCCCAATCACTATTGTTCTCAAAGTTGGACTCCTGttccttttcttgtttttgttttgcacaggAGTTAATTTAGAAGGGCTTAACCTCTGCAGTTTTCGTGAAAGCAAAACCGTAAACATGCAGGATAAAGTGTCAAAATTCAgtcaaaaaaaccccaacaacaacaaagagaTTATTGTTAAGATAAAACaaccagagaaaaacagaaatccaaaaCAATAATAGCatataaaagtaatatttttgatattttatttccaaaaagaGAGTTAATTGGGTTTTTGTTACTCCAGACcaattatggtaaaaaaaaaaaaaaaacaacaaccccaAAACGGCTCAACCAGCATCCAGACTTCTGCTCATGGCAATACTGACATCTAGGggcaaaaagacagaaaacaccttttattttaaaaatccactcaaaaacaaaagcgatattgaatttaaaattgtatcctgtattttatgatttattgttataacaataacaataaaagtgacaataaaatatatttggggtcttttttagattaatatatTGTCTTGACTGCATGTTATATCatcacaaatactgctcttaaaaaaatatcaatttttaaCAGGCTTGATCAGGAAACCAGCTACACAACACTGCACacttttactaatattttaaaatgaattgataTGTACTGATGCTCTGGTGgatccaaaagtaaaaaataaaataaaataagaaaacgtAAAATATTCTTGCAATACTTAGTTGCTGGAGTTTTCAAACACTTTTAATGTCTATGATAATCGGGAGACTggaaaattttataaatattatattaataataataactattacattactaaataatattataaaattattaaataatattgactATATTATATACTGAGACAGATTTATCTCCAACACACTTGTCAAACTCTAAAAGCGGAAAACGGAAGACAAATAAGAAGACACTTCcggtttgtattttttcaaaacataagtGGTGATTTTTATTCACAGTTTATTCACGTGAcgtgttttagttttttaatgtcACTTCCGTTTTTCTCCGAAGTCGATGCTAGCAGCGGCTAGCTTACGTTTCTGTACGTCGgagcaggaaaagaaaaccaCTGCGCGGCGATAGCAGAGCCGAACCACCAGCGGAGGAAACATGGTGTCCACGGCGGCTCTCTTTCTCGTCTCTTTGGCCTCTGCATGTGAACAAGTTTTTGCTGAAAGACAGCTAATTTATGCTACAGTGGTGAGTGTTAATAATGTTGTAAGCTGTCCAGACCTGCACCGATATGGCTGAACTCTACAGAATTGCCttcaaaatgtgtgaaatattgttttcatttgcgCTTGTGTCAACATGCTTGGTTAATTATGCAACTTTTTGAGTGTTGTGAAATTTTTTGATTCACTTGTATTAATTCGGCTCGAAAATAAACCATTTTGGTTTACGttaatttgaataatgtcaCAGTTTTTCGTTTATAGGGCTAGCTAAGCCTCTCTAAAGCTGCActacatattaaaacaatatgtgttttattaatttttaagtaatgttaatgtttatttCAGAATAACATATTTGGAACAAAGTGTAAGATGACACCTTTGCAGAGACAAAGACATAAAGTAATATGAACAGTCTGCTCAGCTAGCACAATGTAATCAGGAAGACAGAAGTTATTGAACGGCTAttatcatgtttttcttctctgtgttaAATGTAAAGTCACTTCCTATTTCTTAATAGTCTGCCATCcttcacttctgtttttaacattttcataaaaaacaatgtAGCACGCAAGATATAACTGAATACAATTTTTACTATTCAAATAAATTCTTATCTACTTTGCCTTATTTTCCTAACAAAACAGACAGGCTTTCtgactgaaattattttgagattagtcatgttttactgtgcaAAGATGGATCCTTATTGGGGATGTCAGAGTTGACGAATACAGAATAAGAACACAGACCATTTTTCCCATTTATATCTTTTACAGGTGTTGCTAATTTTGCTtataaaggtcaaaaggtcatgCACATTCGTAGAAACCGTCACCTAGTTTCTGAGGTTTCCAGTGAAACCTGAAGCAAACTAGATTAAGACTCTATAAAGGGATAATCCAGCCTACAAATAGAGTTTGCGCAGctggtttgtcttttttttggctGTTATGGATGCATCAGTTTGGGGTGTTAGCTCATGTGGGACGAACCGGCAAGCCGCACTTCCCTGTGGTGGCTTGAGAACTGAGTAGTGAAACCATGTTATTTGAAGTGTCAGCAGTGTTGTGGTGATACTAagtcaaagaaaatactttaaccTGTTTTACTGGACTATTGAGCCTGCAAGGAGAGTGAGGTATGATTACAAAACCCttgtttgtaatggaaatgttACTTTTGTGGTGGGTTGTTTGACCTGTGCAAACTGGTTTTAAAGAATCTGGTTGTAAAGCTGTGGGACCCACCAGCTTTTGAATGATAAACGTTTGGCAGATACTTGGAAATTCCTGCAGTCAGCTGACTTTACTAAAAACCTTTACTGACACAGATAAAAGTGCAACGAAGGTGCCAgctgatgattttgatgactCTGCATTTTAAGTTTGGACGTCTTTCACTTTAGCTCTTTGGTTTGAATGgacaagtgtttgttttggttcatttgaatCCTGATGGCATAAAAGAGCCATAATAATTCAAATCAGCAAAAATGACCTGTTTAACTATATCCCATAATAGATCTATGACATCATGATCCTTGTTATTTCTGTCTACATGTTGCCTGACCTCCTTCAACTCCTCCTTCCTCCAGTTGTATCGACATGGTGACAGGTCACCAGTGAGAGCTTTTCCTACTGACCCTTACCAAGAAAGCGCCTGGCCTCAGGGCTTTGGACAGCTATCGCAGGTAAAATAGCTTTTAGTTTTGCTCTCTCTACAGCCAGAGGTGGG
This genomic window from Xiphophorus couchianus chromosome 24, X_couchianus-1.0, whole genome shotgun sequence contains:
- the LOC114140419 gene encoding insulin receptor substrate 2-like isoform X1, producing MASPPATGGHLLSNGTNDVKKCGYLRKQKHGHRRFFVLREPTERCPARLEYYESEKKWRNKSAAKRVITLDSCLCVNKRADAKHKHLIALYTKDEYFAVAAENEQEQENWYTVLSDLIAESKVFDSPASTSSLVGFEETTYGQLTPATATYKEVWQVNLKSRGLGQIKNLTGVYRLCLSNRNISFVKLNSETPAVNLQLMNIRRCGHSDSFFFIEVGRSAVTGPGEFWMQAEDSVVAQNIHETILEAMKSMKELSEFRPRSKSQSASTNPISVPTRRNLNNLPPSQTGLVRRSRTDSMAATSPGRKFTSCRIRTASEGDGSVTRPVSMSIPVGESPTSPNSGNHLMRSHTLSNGRTCRILESACNLHHSRSMPMSNSPPAASSPISSSPRGGTRVSTPDKARRPFSCSASISGSLSDTGFLLCDDFSSSPGEHKFLTLTRSDTPDSLSSTPPSRDLSDPCGYMLMEGANGSRSSCGIEGQNCDKAYRKRTHSLTTPRQQKVVTPLSSASLDDYTLMRMAHGQNSHSASPKVCYPEDYGDIEIGSSRSSSSNLGDDGYMPMTPGVAPQSGKTDNYVPMSPMCVSAPKQIVNPRVHPQAATNGYKANSPCSSSLEDSGYMRMWCGSKSSMDSPDRHGEYMNMSPGNPPPLQTPPDYYLSPLAGEPASIKPAYQTGSLTLPAKLQSSKNEDSGQYVLMSPQSSRQKIGESDYYSVMQPCAVQTSPLSPSVPSPVRHHRAENLSYRGRLGRPNRLSLDTLRTLPSMNEHPLPLEPRSPGEYINIDFNCNRSSPPSAVFTESQSSSLGSSGGRPGRSSLSDYMNLELGSHSPKGADTPVERLATLPELSSCPCSEDDVAYHVECEKSSRSFVDEVKNDYTEMTFAMTSSPPQLVPQNSSSQSCRERRLSLEDQGVPERIGVFLLGAATSPTVDPDRSAKVIRANPQGRRRHSSETFSSTATVTPVFPSFARGDAVKRPSSVENISSRSSEGSDEEYGSPVARHSSTGYSNGLNYIALNLLENRDVEKCGDLVGFKPTSSCKGGINGLHNTPYVCLGFKETATTAKD
- the LOC114140419 gene encoding insulin receptor substrate 2-like isoform X2; the protein is MASPPATGGHLLSNGTNDVKKCGYLRKQKHGHRRFFVLREPTERCPARLEYYESEKKWRNKSAAKRVITLDSCLCVNKRADAKHKHLIALYTKDEYFAVAAENEQEQENWYTVLSDLIAESKVFDSPASTSSLVGFEETTYGQLTPATATYKEVWQVNLKSRGLGQIKNLTGVYRLCLSNRNISFVKLNSETPAVNLQLMNIRRCGHSDSFFFIEVGRSAVTGPGEFWMQAEDSVVAQNIHETILEAMKSMKELSEFRPRSKSQSASTNPISVPTRRNLNNLPPSQTGLVRRSRTDSMAATSPGRKFTSCRIRTASEGDGSVTRPVSMSIPVGESPTSPNSGNHLMRSHTLSNGRTCRILESACNLHHSRSMPMSNSPPAASSPISSSPRGGTRVSTPDKARRPFSCSASISGSLSDTGFLLCDDFSSSPGEHKFLTLTRSDTPDSLSSTPPSRDLSDPCGYMLMEGANGSRSSCGIEGQNCDKAYRKRTHSLTTPRQQKVVTPLSSASLDDYTLMRMAHGQNSHSASPKVCYPEDYGDIEIGSSRSSSSNLGDDGYMPMTPGVAPQSGKTDNYVPMSPMCVSAPKQIVNPRVHPQAATNGYKANSPCSSSLEDSGYMRMWCGSKSSMDSPDRHGEYMNMSPGNPPPLQTPPDYYLSPLAGEPASIKPAYQTGSLTLPAKLQSSKNEDSGQYVLMSPQSSRQKIGESDYYSVMQPCAVQTSPLSPSVPSPVRHHRAENLSYRGRLGRPNRLSLDTLRTLPSMNEHPLPLEPRSPGEYINIDFNCNRSSPPSAVFTESQSSSLGSSGGRPGRSSLSDYMNLELGSHSPKGADTPVERLATLPELSSCPCSEDDVAYHVECEKSSRSFVDEVKNDYTEMTFAMTSSPPQLVPQNSSQSCRERRLSLEDQGVPERIGVFLLGAATSPTVDPDRSAKVIRANPQGRRRHSSETFSSTATVTPVFPSFARGDAVKRPSSVENISSRSSEGSDEEYGSPVARHSSTGYSNGLNYIALNLLENRDVEKCGDLVGFKPTSSCKGGINGLHNTPYVCLGFKETATTAKD